A window of Raineyella sp. W15-4 contains these coding sequences:
- a CDS encoding HlyD family efflux transporter periplasmic adaptor subunit, with amino-acid sequence MNRRRMVIAGVVAVAVVGVAATAYAINSSGSSASDRYRTTTATRGDLTATVSLSGSLTHVDSVTAAFPASGVVTSVSVHAGQQVTAGDTLATMDTTPLRAALLEAQSQVAAAQLAIEQDRTAIDTATPSATAQAGSTGQGSAASGSAATGTSGAGATASRTGATSTGGSTSGAGGSTGASSGAASKVAASQAEVTKALAAVDEAQQAVNSSCTEFLSGLGQGTADPGPSAAPVAARTTPSPSPDESAGTTPPSSSAPAAGQPSSAHASTPTGAGSVSPSLSASPAPTSSSIDPKALETCMTALSALSEAQHKAALTLDAGATALTQQAQSQAQSQQSAATRTTGSTTVPSTAARSGATAGQSAQSGQGGTGATSPQAKLLADQGTLAVAQQQQTQAQNNLDAASLTAPISGVVGAVDLSVGNRATPTKGIVIIGPGAAQVDATASLADLQQVTVGDHVQVRTVGSSTALDGSLTAVGALPSSGAGTDAPSYPVVVSVPSGAGGLPEGAPSTASIVTTSLNSALVIPSSALTTSSTGATTVTTLADGATRTVDVSVGARGQGRVQILSGISASDVIVLADLTAPLPDTNLNNARRALGGGSGAQGGGSASAGGGSGAAGGNSGPAAGGGSGSGG; translated from the coding sequence ATGAACCGACGCCGGATGGTGATCGCCGGGGTGGTCGCCGTCGCGGTGGTGGGGGTCGCGGCCACCGCGTACGCGATCAACTCCTCCGGCAGCTCGGCGTCGGATCGCTACCGGACGACCACCGCCACCCGCGGTGACCTCACCGCCACGGTGAGCCTCAGCGGCTCCCTCACGCACGTCGACTCGGTCACCGCCGCGTTCCCCGCCTCGGGCGTGGTGACCTCGGTGTCGGTGCACGCCGGCCAACAGGTGACGGCCGGCGACACCCTCGCCACCATGGACACCACCCCGCTGCGCGCCGCCCTGCTCGAGGCCCAGTCCCAGGTGGCCGCCGCCCAACTCGCGATCGAGCAGGACCGCACCGCGATCGACACCGCGACCCCCTCGGCCACCGCACAGGCCGGCAGCACCGGCCAGGGCAGCGCCGCATCGGGGTCCGCGGCGACCGGGACCTCCGGGGCCGGGGCTACCGCATCACGTACGGGTGCCACCTCGACCGGTGGATCCACCTCCGGAGCGGGCGGCTCCACCGGCGCGAGCAGTGGCGCGGCGAGCAAGGTAGCGGCCTCCCAGGCGGAGGTCACCAAGGCCCTGGCCGCGGTCGATGAGGCGCAGCAGGCGGTCAACAGCTCCTGCACCGAATTCCTGTCGGGTCTGGGGCAGGGCACAGCGGATCCGGGGCCCTCGGCCGCACCGGTGGCCGCTCGGACCACGCCGTCCCCGAGCCCGGACGAGTCGGCAGGCACCACCCCGCCGTCGTCGTCGGCTCCCGCCGCCGGCCAGCCCTCCTCCGCGCACGCATCCACGCCCACCGGTGCTGGCTCGGTGTCACCCTCCCTGTCTGCGTCGCCCGCTCCGACGTCTTCGAGCATCGATCCGAAGGCGCTCGAGACCTGCATGACCGCTCTCAGCGCCCTCAGCGAGGCACAGCACAAGGCGGCCCTCACCCTGGATGCCGGTGCCACGGCGCTCACCCAGCAGGCCCAGAGCCAGGCCCAGAGTCAACAGTCGGCCGCCACCCGGACCACCGGCTCGACGACCGTCCCGTCCACCGCGGCCCGGTCCGGTGCCACCGCCGGCCAGTCCGCCCAGTCGGGTCAGGGGGGCACCGGCGCGACCTCGCCCCAGGCGAAGCTGCTCGCCGACCAGGGCACCCTGGCCGTCGCCCAGCAACAGCAGACCCAGGCGCAGAACAATCTCGATGCCGCCAGCCTCACGGCACCGATCAGTGGCGTCGTCGGTGCCGTCGACCTCTCGGTCGGCAACCGGGCGACGCCGACGAAGGGCATCGTCATCATCGGCCCCGGCGCCGCCCAGGTGGACGCCACCGCCTCACTGGCCGACCTGCAGCAGGTCACGGTCGGTGACCACGTGCAGGTACGTACGGTCGGCTCTTCCACCGCACTGGACGGCTCTCTCACCGCGGTCGGCGCGCTGCCCTCCAGCGGCGCCGGCACCGACGCGCCCAGCTACCCGGTGGTGGTCAGTGTGCCGAGCGGCGCCGGCGGGCTGCCCGAGGGAGCCCCGTCGACCGCGTCGATCGTGACCACCTCGCTGAACAGCGCCCTCGTCATCCCCTCCTCGGCGCTCACCACCAGCTCCACCGGGGCGACCACGGTCACGACGTTGGCCGACGGCGCCACGCGTACGGTCGACGTCTCGGTGGGCGCCCGAGGACAGGGCCGGGTGCAGATCCTCAGCGGGATCAGCGCCTCGGACGTGATCGTCCTCGCCGATCTCACCGCGCCGCTGCCGGACACGAACCTCAACAACGCCCGCCGGGCCCTGGGCGGTGGGTCCGGTGCCCAGGGCGGTGGGTCCGCCTCCGCCGGCGGCGGCTCCGGTGCCGCAGGTGGTAACTCCGGTCCTGCTGCGGGCGGCGGCTCCGGTTCCGGCGGGTAA
- a CDS encoding 2'-5' RNA ligase family protein: MSLAVCLLFDREGDRVIREIWTRLEGEGVSTLLTHTHGHHLPHLSYAVAVRWELARVRGWIGALPDAGGFPVEFHGMLAFSRGRAALAASVTADVARRQETVAAAVTGTGADLHRHYARGAWVPHVSLATRAKEAQLPLVARAVSDALPLTVRVVGAALIDSGTGERWPLDTIP; encoded by the coding sequence ATGTCCCTCGCCGTGTGTCTGCTCTTCGACCGGGAGGGCGACCGCGTCATCCGTGAGATCTGGACCCGGCTCGAAGGCGAGGGAGTGTCCACCCTGCTCACCCACACCCACGGGCACCATCTGCCGCACCTGTCGTACGCGGTGGCGGTGCGCTGGGAGCTGGCGAGGGTACGCGGGTGGATCGGCGCGCTGCCCGACGCCGGAGGGTTCCCGGTGGAGTTCCACGGCATGCTCGCCTTCTCCCGCGGCAGGGCGGCGCTGGCCGCCTCGGTGACGGCCGACGTCGCGCGGCGCCAGGAGACGGTCGCCGCTGCGGTGACCGGAACGGGGGCCGACCTCCACCGGCACTACGCCCGCGGGGCGTGGGTGCCGCACGTGTCGCTGGCCACCCGGGCCAAGGAGGCCCAGCTGCCGCTGGTGGCTCGGGCGGTGTCCGACGCGTTGCCGCTGACGGTCCGGGTCGTCGGTGCCGCCCTGATCGACAGCGGGACGGGGGAGCGCTGGCCATTGGACACGATCCCCTGA
- the ygiD gene encoding 4,5-DOPA dioxygenase extradiol, with amino-acid sequence MSAQTAPDLMPAAFVGHGTPMNALELNRYSGAWRAFGRAVPRPRAILVISAHWYIQATAVTAMPKPRTIHDFYGFPRRLFEVEYPAPGLPELATEVADAVHPMWVGADSDSWGIDHGAWSVLVHAFPDADIPVVQLSVNAGKPLDYHLALGARLASLREHGVLVLASGNVVHNLRAIDWQQPDHGFDWARRFNEDAKAAVLEDPSGLARLADHRDFAASVPTPDHFLPLLYLGGLAGVAGAGPEVLVDGYAYGSLSMTAYTLDLHCEVDQQLTGDQTLADEAPADSANI; translated from the coding sequence ATGAGTGCACAGACCGCGCCGGACCTGATGCCCGCGGCCTTCGTCGGCCACGGCACGCCGATGAACGCGCTGGAACTCAACCGCTACAGCGGGGCCTGGCGGGCCTTCGGCCGCGCGGTGCCTCGGCCACGGGCGATCCTGGTCATCTCGGCGCACTGGTACATCCAGGCGACCGCGGTGACGGCGATGCCGAAACCACGGACGATCCACGACTTCTACGGGTTCCCCCGCCGGCTGTTCGAGGTCGAGTACCCCGCCCCGGGTCTGCCCGAACTGGCGACCGAGGTCGCCGACGCGGTGCACCCGATGTGGGTCGGTGCCGACAGCGACTCGTGGGGGATCGACCACGGCGCCTGGTCGGTCCTGGTGCACGCCTTCCCGGACGCCGACATCCCGGTGGTGCAGCTGAGCGTGAACGCGGGCAAGCCGCTCGACTACCACCTGGCGCTGGGCGCCCGGCTCGCCTCCTTGCGGGAGCACGGGGTGCTGGTGCTGGCCAGTGGCAATGTGGTGCACAACCTGAGGGCGATCGACTGGCAGCAGCCGGACCATGGGTTCGACTGGGCGCGGCGGTTCAACGAGGACGCCAAGGCAGCCGTCCTCGAGGACCCGAGCGGTCTGGCCCGGCTGGCCGACCACCGAGATTTCGCCGCCTCGGTGCCGACCCCGGACCACTTCCTGCCGCTGCTGTACCTGGGTGGTCTGGCCGGAGTCGCCGGCGCCGGACCGGAGGTGCTGGTCGACGGCTACGCGTACGGCTCGCTGTCGATGACGGCCTACACCCTCGATCTGCACTGCGAGGTCGACCAGCAGCTCACCGGCGACCAGACCCTCGCCGACGAGGCGCCGGCGGACTCCGCCAACATCTGA
- a CDS encoding low temperature requirement protein A, giving the protein MTPVPESGPAPESTPAPGSLGRHRLSPLLPRDTEEQHRVASPLELLFDLTFAVAFGLSGTQFAHFLAEGHVATALLGFAIAGFAIVWAWINYSWFASAYANDDWAFRLMSMAIMVGVVVLALGIPPMYESLESPHFDNRTIILGYVVMRLPLLAGWGRAWAVDVLRRPAIALYIGSILVAQACWIVVAVLPLTVTQTLWCTVGLVVIEVSGPFLAERRAATPWHAHHIVERYGLLLIITLGEGVIGTVAALSALIDREHWTIEAVLVVVAGIGLTFGLWWVYFAVDTAQILHHYRERSFLFGYLHLPLFLTVAATGAGLHVAGLWVAGESSLPLPGVVGAVAVPVLTYVALVNGIYALMHRGGEGGHALFHTMVFVVTALVIGAAVVLAYAGVSLGWCLVVVMLGPLVTVLGLETGGFRHIEADQAALLAKARSRHED; this is encoded by the coding sequence ATGACACCCGTACCGGAGTCAGGTCCCGCCCCGGAGTCGACGCCTGCGCCGGGATCCCTCGGCCGGCACCGCCTGTCCCCCCTGCTCCCCCGCGACACGGAAGAGCAGCACCGGGTCGCGTCGCCGCTGGAACTGCTGTTCGACCTGACCTTCGCGGTCGCGTTCGGGCTGAGCGGCACCCAGTTCGCCCATTTCCTGGCCGAGGGCCATGTCGCCACCGCGCTGCTCGGTTTCGCGATCGCCGGTTTCGCGATCGTCTGGGCGTGGATCAACTACTCCTGGTTCGCCTCCGCCTATGCCAACGACGACTGGGCGTTCCGGCTGATGTCGATGGCGATCATGGTCGGTGTGGTGGTGCTGGCGCTGGGCATCCCGCCGATGTACGAGTCGTTGGAGTCGCCGCATTTCGACAACCGGACGATCATCCTGGGCTATGTCGTGATGCGACTGCCGCTGCTGGCGGGCTGGGGACGAGCCTGGGCGGTGGACGTGCTGCGCCGCCCGGCGATCGCGCTCTACATCGGGTCGATCCTCGTCGCCCAGGCCTGCTGGATCGTCGTCGCGGTGCTGCCGTTGACTGTCACCCAGACGCTGTGGTGCACGGTCGGGCTGGTGGTCATCGAAGTGTCCGGGCCGTTCCTCGCCGAACGTCGGGCCGCCACGCCGTGGCATGCCCACCACATCGTCGAGCGGTACGGGCTGCTGCTGATCATCACCCTCGGTGAGGGGGTGATCGGCACTGTCGCGGCACTGTCGGCCCTGATCGACCGGGAGCACTGGACCATCGAGGCGGTGCTGGTCGTGGTGGCGGGCATCGGGCTCACCTTCGGACTGTGGTGGGTGTACTTCGCCGTCGACACCGCGCAGATCCTGCACCATTACCGGGAACGCTCCTTCCTCTTCGGCTACCTGCACCTGCCGCTGTTCCTGACGGTCGCGGCCACCGGCGCGGGACTGCATGTCGCCGGGCTGTGGGTGGCCGGCGAGTCCTCGCTACCGCTGCCCGGGGTGGTCGGCGCGGTGGCCGTACCCGTCCTGACGTACGTCGCGCTGGTCAACGGGATCTACGCCCTGATGCACCGCGGTGGCGAGGGCGGGCATGCCCTCTTCCACACCATGGTCTTCGTCGTCACCGCGCTGGTGATCGGCGCCGCGGTCGTGCTGGCGTACGCCGGGGTCTCGTTGGGCTGGTGCCTGGTCGTCGTCATGCTCGGGCCGCTGGTGACGGTCCTCGGTCTGGAGACGGGTGGCTTCCGGCACATCGAGGCCGACCAGGCGGCACTGCTGGCGAAGGCCCGCTCCCGACACGAGGACTGA
- a CDS encoding OsmC family peroxiredoxin has translation MANPSVSTATTHWEGGLFDGNGRTELATSGQATFDVTWARRAEPGQGTTNPEELLGAALATCYSMALSNALAQDGHAPTSIDTRADVSFVPGTGITSITVTVHGVVPGLSDADFAAKADWAKENCPVSQALKAVPKELRVV, from the coding sequence ATGGCGAATCCGAGTGTCAGCACCGCCACCACGCACTGGGAGGGCGGCCTCTTCGACGGCAACGGCCGTACGGAGCTGGCGACCTCCGGGCAGGCGACGTTCGACGTGACCTGGGCACGGCGGGCCGAGCCCGGACAGGGCACCACGAATCCCGAGGAACTCCTCGGCGCCGCGCTGGCGACCTGCTACAGCATGGCCCTCAGCAATGCGCTGGCCCAGGACGGCCACGCGCCCACCAGCATCGACACCCGCGCCGACGTCAGCTTCGTGCCGGGCACCGGGATCACCAGCATCACCGTCACCGTGCACGGCGTGGTCCCCGGTCTCAGTGACGCGGACTTCGCCGCCAAGGCCGACTGGGCGAAGGAGAACTGCCCGGTCTCCCAGGCACTGAAGGCGGTCCCCAAGGAGTTGCGCGTCGTCTGA
- a CDS encoding GntR family transcriptional regulator, with protein MRIVLSETTGVPLYEQIVEQLRQQIITGRLTAGEPLPSLRSLAKDLRVSLITTTRAYNELAAAGLIVNVPGKGSYVATVDPVAARRQVVEAARADLARAVATARGSGLVALPELVQILEEEWNR; from the coding sequence GTGCGGATCGTGCTGTCGGAGACCACCGGCGTCCCGTTGTACGAACAGATCGTGGAGCAGCTGCGCCAGCAGATCATCACCGGTCGGCTCACCGCGGGCGAGCCGTTGCCGTCGTTACGCAGCCTGGCCAAGGACCTGCGGGTCAGCCTGATCACCACCACCCGGGCCTACAACGAGCTCGCCGCGGCAGGGCTGATCGTGAACGTGCCCGGGAAGGGGTCGTACGTGGCGACGGTCGACCCGGTGGCCGCCCGTCGCCAGGTGGTCGAGGCGGCCCGTGCCGATCTCGCCCGAGCGGTGGCGACCGCGCGCGGCTCGGGTCTGGTCGCCCTGCCGGAGTTGGTGCAGATCCTGGAGGAGGAGTGGAACCGATGA
- a CDS encoding ABC transporter ATP-binding protein — translation MNASDVVIDIKGLRKRRGEFVLGPLDLAIRRGYVTALVGVNGAGKTTLLRSLLGLVHPDAGTVRLPDPGRIGVAFDHPFLVPDWTVRQAAAAVRGFRERWDEAYLAALWHRFRLRPEEKVKDLSRGESGKLMVALALAHHPDLLILDEPTSGLDPAARADLIDVLREHLIEEGRSLLFSTHITADLEGFADDLVLIDAGRVTYAGPAEELTETYAVIRGGADELTAETAALVHGLRRSPQGFTGLVRLADSAAFDHRVVLEQPTLDQVVVGLGRHDPRES, via the coding sequence ATGAACGCATCGGACGTCGTGATCGACATCAAGGGGCTGCGGAAACGGCGGGGAGAGTTCGTCCTGGGCCCGCTCGACCTGGCAATCCGCCGTGGCTACGTCACTGCCCTGGTGGGGGTCAACGGGGCAGGGAAGACCACCCTGCTGCGGAGCCTGCTGGGCCTCGTCCACCCCGATGCGGGGACGGTGCGGCTCCCCGATCCCGGGCGGATCGGGGTGGCGTTCGACCACCCCTTCCTGGTGCCGGACTGGACCGTACGCCAGGCCGCCGCTGCCGTCCGGGGGTTCCGCGAGCGCTGGGACGAGGCCTACCTGGCCGCCCTGTGGCACCGCTTCCGGCTGCGCCCCGAGGAGAAGGTCAAGGACCTGTCCCGCGGCGAGAGCGGAAAACTGATGGTGGCCCTCGCCCTGGCCCACCACCCCGACCTGCTGATCCTCGACGAGCCGACCAGCGGGCTGGATCCAGCGGCCCGCGCCGACCTGATCGACGTGTTGCGCGAGCATCTGATCGAGGAGGGGCGCAGCCTGCTCTTCTCCACCCACATCACCGCCGACCTCGAAGGGTTCGCCGACGACCTGGTGCTGATCGACGCCGGCCGGGTGACGTACGCCGGGCCGGCCGAGGAACTCACCGAGACGTACGCCGTCATCCGCGGTGGCGCCGACGAACTCACTGCCGAGACGGCGGCGCTGGTGCACGGGCTGCGGCGCAGTCCCCAGGGCTTCACCGGCCTGGTCCGACTCGCCGACTCAGCCGCCTTCGACCACCGCGTCGTGCTGGAACAACCCACCCTCGACCAGGTCGTCGTCGGCCTCGGTCGCCATGACCCCCGGGAGAGCTGA
- a CDS encoding ABC-2 transporter permease, translating into MSTALRFVGLDLRALRPYARGLALTLVIMTVFTVLPSRNPYAVLPPLMLGAVIVGPQYLFAADERSDLDTLYTVLGVPRRAVVAGRYLTVALLEAVLTLLGLATTAIAAAALRVPLELSIVAGMTMIAVAVLCLVFACQLPLFFAVGYTAARPYVFVVPIVAFVGGFLVLGAGLVPDAGPLLLSALQHLGTVPAGVLTIAVSAGLLVASAELSQRLYARRDL; encoded by the coding sequence ATGTCCACCGCCCTGCGTTTCGTCGGCCTCGACCTGCGGGCCCTCCGGCCGTACGCCAGGGGACTCGCCCTGACCCTGGTGATCATGACCGTCTTCACCGTGCTCCCGTCGCGCAACCCTTACGCCGTGCTTCCACCGCTGATGCTCGGTGCGGTCATCGTGGGACCCCAGTACCTCTTCGCCGCCGACGAACGCTCCGACCTGGACACGCTCTACACGGTGCTCGGTGTCCCCCGTCGCGCCGTCGTGGCGGGCCGCTATCTCACCGTTGCCCTCCTCGAAGCCGTCTTGACCCTGCTCGGCCTCGCCACCACGGCGATCGCGGCCGCCGCACTGCGCGTTCCGCTGGAGCTGTCGATCGTCGCCGGGATGACGATGATCGCGGTCGCCGTCCTCTGCCTGGTCTTCGCCTGTCAGCTGCCGCTCTTCTTCGCGGTCGGCTACACCGCGGCACGACCGTACGTGTTCGTGGTGCCGATCGTCGCCTTCGTCGGCGGCTTCCTCGTCCTCGGGGCGGGGCTGGTCCCCGACGCCGGGCCCCTGCTGCTGAGTGCGCTGCAGCACTTGGGTACCGTGCCGGCCGGCGTGCTGACGATCGCCGTCAGCGCCGGGCTACTGGTCGCCTCCGCCGAGCTGTCCCAGCGGTTGTACGCCCGCCGGGATCTCTGA
- a CDS encoding helix-turn-helix transcriptional regulator, protein MKSARLLSLLLLLQARQRMTTVELADRLEVSRRTILRDVEALSAAGVPVYAERGRRGGIVLLPGARLNVSHLDPAEMEAVLTAGLDATQREQLELAAAHETATRKIAARRSGGAHPGSGLADLIVVDNAGWLAPEGHAPPVAELTLALRTRPRLRLRYRRSGAQRAVARVVDPYGLATKAGRWYLVADQAGEPRLFALDRLEGYEVLPEPVRTRPGCDLRSVWAELRRRTERPGSVVVTARLRETRLDLARRVLGSRILDVGPAAAGWHTVRIGYRELESVRQLLQFGDHLEVVAPPAARALVHELAADLVERHRPVSPTGPSTDGGGAGRS, encoded by the coding sequence ATGAAGTCTGCCCGGCTGCTCTCGCTGTTGCTGCTCCTGCAGGCGCGGCAGCGGATGACGACGGTCGAGTTGGCCGACCGGCTCGAGGTGTCCCGCCGGACGATCCTGCGTGATGTGGAGGCGCTGTCCGCGGCGGGGGTGCCCGTCTACGCCGAACGCGGACGCCGTGGGGGGATTGTGCTGCTGCCGGGGGCCCGCCTCAACGTCTCACATCTCGACCCCGCGGAGATGGAGGCGGTGCTCACCGCGGGACTGGACGCCACCCAACGCGAGCAACTCGAGCTGGCCGCCGCCCACGAGACGGCCACCCGCAAGATCGCCGCCCGCCGGTCAGGCGGAGCTCACCCCGGCTCGGGCCTTGCCGACCTGATCGTGGTGGACAATGCGGGGTGGCTCGCGCCGGAGGGGCACGCGCCCCCGGTCGCGGAGCTGACCCTCGCGTTGCGGACCCGCCCCCGGCTCCGGCTGCGTTATCGCCGCAGTGGCGCGCAGCGTGCGGTCGCCAGGGTGGTGGATCCGTACGGTCTGGCCACCAAAGCGGGTCGGTGGTACCTCGTCGCCGACCAGGCGGGGGAACCCAGGCTGTTCGCCCTGGACCGCCTCGAGGGGTACGAGGTCCTGCCGGAGCCCGTCAGGACCCGACCGGGCTGCGACCTGCGGTCGGTGTGGGCCGAGCTGCGCCGGCGTACGGAGCGCCCTGGGTCGGTGGTGGTCACCGCCCGGCTGCGGGAGACCCGCCTCGACCTCGCCCGGCGGGTGCTCGGCAGCCGGATCCTGGACGTCGGTCCGGCCGCGGCCGGCTGGCACACCGTCCGCATCGGCTATCGGGAGCTGGAGTCGGTGCGACAGCTCCTGCAGTTCGGCGACCATCTCGAGGTGGTCGCACCGCCCGCGGCGCGGGCGCTGGTCCACGAGCTGGCCGCCGATCTCGTCGAGCGCCATCGTCCGGTGTCGCCGACCGGTCCGTCCACCGATGGTGGCGGGGCCGGGAGGAGCTGA
- a CDS encoding VOC family protein produces MSAPNLFLVYVRDAAVATRFYSDLFEIQPVFTSPRYVAFEAAPGVLFALWTGRSEHATPSTPRTSEVGLMIPGSAAAIDALHVRWAAKGVAVVEEPHDEVFGRTFVVADPDGNLIRVSPVD; encoded by the coding sequence ATGTCAGCACCCAATCTCTTCCTCGTCTACGTCCGGGACGCCGCAGTGGCGACCCGCTTCTACAGCGATCTCTTCGAGATCCAGCCGGTCTTCACCAGCCCGCGGTACGTCGCCTTCGAGGCCGCGCCCGGAGTCCTCTTCGCGCTGTGGACCGGCCGCAGCGAACACGCCACGCCCTCGACGCCGCGCACCTCCGAGGTCGGCCTGATGATCCCGGGATCCGCGGCGGCGATCGACGCGCTGCACGTCCGGTGGGCGGCGAAGGGCGTCGCCGTCGTCGAGGAACCCCACGACGAGGTGTTCGGTCGTACGTTCGTCGTCGCCGACCCGGACGGCAACCTGATCCGCGTCTCGCCCGTCGACTGA
- a CDS encoding YbhB/YbcL family Raf kinase inhibitor-like protein: MKVPQPRLTRTMTVSSPAFTDGGPIPARFTCQGEGLSPALTWAGAPAAAVELALVVSDPDAPHGTFLHWLVTGIAPRDGRLPEGAAPTGSRELPNSARTPGWFAPCPPSGTHRYIFAVHAVDRRLRGESSQHVLDEIADHTIAWGSLTGLVRAR, translated from the coding sequence ATGAAGGTCCCACAGCCACGACTGACCCGTACGATGACGGTCTCCAGCCCGGCGTTCACCGACGGCGGCCCGATCCCGGCGCGGTTCACCTGCCAGGGTGAGGGACTCTCCCCCGCGCTGACCTGGGCCGGAGCACCCGCTGCCGCGGTGGAACTCGCCCTGGTGGTGAGCGACCCGGACGCGCCGCACGGCACGTTCCTGCACTGGTTGGTGACCGGGATCGCGCCCCGGGACGGCAGACTCCCGGAGGGCGCCGCCCCGACGGGCAGCCGGGAACTCCCCAACAGCGCACGCACTCCGGGATGGTTCGCGCCGTGCCCGCCGAGCGGGACCCACCGCTACATCTTCGCGGTGCACGCGGTGGACCGCCGTCTCCGCGGCGAGTCGAGCCAGCACGTGCTCGACGAGATCGCCGACCACACCATCGCCTGGGGCAGCCTCACCGGACTCGTCCGGGCCCGCTGA
- a CDS encoding VOC family protein produces the protein MLGTITPVPTLAVSDLARARGFYEGVLGLLIASEGDQGINYTTGSTQVLVYPSSFAGTNKATAVSFPLDKDAFDTEVAALRTKGVTFQTFDLPEGTWTDGVASYGDDFRSVWFSDPDGNIINLETGM, from the coding sequence ATGCTCGGCACCATCACCCCCGTTCCCACGCTGGCCGTCAGTGACCTGGCCCGCGCCCGAGGCTTCTACGAGGGGGTCCTCGGCCTCCTGATCGCCTCCGAGGGCGACCAGGGGATCAACTACACGACGGGATCGACCCAGGTGCTGGTCTACCCGTCGTCGTTCGCCGGCACCAACAAGGCGACCGCCGTGTCGTTCCCGCTGGACAAGGACGCGTTCGACACCGAGGTCGCGGCGCTGCGCACCAAAGGTGTGACGTTCCAGACGTTCGACCTGCCGGAGGGCACCTGGACCGATGGTGTCGCCTCGTACGGTGACGATTTCCGGTCCGTCTGGTTCAGCGACCCGGACGGCAACATCATCAACCTCGAGACCGGGATGTGA
- a CDS encoding TetR/AcrR family transcriptional regulator, which yields MKETRKYTMGARAQAVEATRRRILDAVVALVAVRPIAQTTLDSVAERAGVSVQTVLRQFGSRDRLFAEALETGLAQTEDERRTPPGDVAAAVRVVMDHYEHRGRSSLLMLAQEDHDAIARTVNDRDKALHRAWVRDAFAPATDDAAVLDLLVVATDVYTWKLLRLDRGHSRAVTERRLRDLVDAVLAAHPHPGPAETPTHPQSELVEERRDV from the coding sequence ATGAAAGAGACTCGGAAGTACACCATGGGCGCCCGGGCGCAGGCGGTCGAGGCCACTCGCCGCCGGATTCTCGATGCCGTGGTCGCCCTGGTGGCCGTACGGCCCATCGCCCAGACCACTCTCGACTCCGTCGCCGAACGGGCCGGGGTCAGTGTGCAGACGGTGCTGCGCCAGTTCGGCAGTCGCGACCGCCTGTTCGCCGAAGCACTGGAGACCGGTCTCGCGCAGACCGAGGACGAGCGGCGTACGCCACCGGGCGACGTGGCCGCTGCGGTCCGGGTGGTGATGGATCACTACGAGCACCGGGGGCGTTCCTCGCTGCTGATGCTCGCCCAGGAGGACCACGACGCCATCGCCCGGACCGTCAACGATCGGGACAAGGCGCTGCACCGTGCCTGGGTGCGCGACGCGTTCGCCCCCGCCACCGACGACGCCGCGGTCCTTGACCTGCTGGTCGTGGCCACCGACGTCTACACCTGGAAACTGCTGCGACTCGATCGCGGCCACTCCCGGGCCGTCACCGAGCGGCGGCTGCGCGACCTCGTGGACGCGGTGTTGGCCGCCCACCCGCACCCCGGACCGGCCGAGACGCCGACCCACCCTCAGTCCGAGCTCGTGGAGGAGCGCCGAGATGTCTGA
- a CDS encoding nucleotide disphospho-sugar-binding domain-containing protein: MVTTGPQVDPEVLRTAPNHEVHRFVPHEQLLPGASLVVGHGGHGTTMKALAHDLPLVLLPLHPLVDQPMVAASVQRAGAGRVVSPRTGTEQLRTVIVELLADGPHRRSAARLGAAIRTMPGAVNGADVIETLLAGERWPATARTGAATRR, encoded by the coding sequence GTGGTCACCACCGGACCGCAGGTCGATCCCGAGGTGTTGCGGACGGCACCGAACCACGAGGTGCACCGGTTCGTCCCGCACGAGCAGCTGCTGCCGGGAGCGTCGCTGGTCGTCGGGCACGGCGGGCACGGCACGACGATGAAGGCGCTGGCCCATGACCTGCCGCTTGTGCTCCTGCCGCTGCACCCGCTGGTCGACCAACCGATGGTCGCCGCCTCGGTGCAGCGGGCGGGTGCCGGGCGCGTCGTCTCCCCCCGGACGGGCACCGAGCAGCTCAGGACGGTGATCGTCGAACTGCTGGCCGACGGCCCGCACCGCCGGTCAGCAGCCCGGCTCGGCGCCGCGATCCGTACGATGCCCGGCGCGGTCAACGGGGCCGATGTGATCGAGACGCTCCTGGCCGGCGAGCGATGGCCGGCGACCGCCCGGACGGGCGCGGCCACTCGCCGGTGA